Proteins encoded by one window of Candidatus Nitrosocosmicus hydrocola:
- the cysS gene encoding cysteine--tRNA ligase yields MKLYNTLTNNHEVIDLSQETINIYLCGVTVYDECHIGHARTIIIFDVLRRYLESKNIRVNFIQNFTDIDDKIINRASEEKISAHDISTKYIESYFRDFSSLNVKNATKYPLVTENIEEIIEFIRGLIDKKKAYQGLNGVYYRVSEFAEYGKLSKKDIDEISSGARIEIDETKDDPRDFALWKFSSNNPSWPSPWGNGRPGWHIECSAMALKYLGPKIDIHGGGQDLIFPHHENEIAQSEGLLGLQFAKLWMHIGMVTIKSEKMSKSVGNTIKISELIKTVGPNVIRLFCLSSHYSKPVDYTDNTILELKNKWRQIANAYHELEYRLRNEIHDENNSSNTGEFEKELIYYFKEFEKEFENDLNFSIAMAVFFKFINKLNQILSENEYLSIALIANSFNILDKFLNIIGLKMSKIDENERIEIDKGIMLRNQFRKDKKYKESDSIRSQLEAKHNVELIDHRDYTFWKKRTRDDL; encoded by the coding sequence ATGAAGCTTTACAATACACTTACAAATAATCACGAGGTAATTGATTTGTCACAAGAGACTATCAATATTTACTTATGTGGGGTAACAGTTTATGATGAATGTCATATTGGACATGCTAGAACAATAATCATTTTTGATGTTTTAAGAAGGTATTTAGAATCGAAAAATATCAGGGTAAATTTCATACAAAATTTTACTGATATTGATGATAAAATAATTAATAGGGCTTCTGAAGAAAAAATATCTGCACATGACATATCCACAAAGTATATTGAAAGTTATTTTAGAGATTTTTCTTCCTTAAACGTAAAGAACGCTACCAAGTATCCTTTAGTGACCGAAAACATAGAGGAAATCATTGAATTCATAAGGGGACTAATTGACAAGAAAAAAGCATATCAGGGATTAAATGGCGTTTACTACCGCGTTAGTGAATTCGCTGAATATGGTAAGTTGTCAAAAAAAGATATCGATGAAATATCTTCTGGCGCCAGAATAGAAATAGATGAGACAAAAGATGATCCTAGAGACTTTGCATTATGGAAATTTTCTTCAAATAATCCATCCTGGCCCAGTCCGTGGGGCAATGGGCGACCCGGTTGGCATATAGAATGTTCGGCAATGGCCCTAAAGTATTTGGGTCCAAAAATAGACATCCATGGTGGGGGTCAAGACCTTATATTTCCTCATCACGAAAATGAGATAGCCCAATCTGAGGGACTACTGGGATTGCAATTCGCTAAATTGTGGATGCATATAGGAATGGTAACCATAAAATCAGAAAAAATGTCAAAGTCTGTTGGCAATACCATAAAGATCTCTGAGCTGATCAAAACCGTTGGACCAAACGTTATTAGGCTTTTTTGTTTATCATCACATTATTCAAAACCTGTTGATTATACCGACAATACTATCCTAGAGTTAAAGAATAAATGGCGACAGATTGCAAATGCATATCATGAACTAGAGTATAGATTAAGAAACGAAATACATGATGAGAATAATAGTTCAAATACTGGAGAATTTGAGAAAGAATTAATATATTACTTCAAGGAATTTGAGAAAGAATTTGAAAATGATTTGAATTTTTCTATTGCTATGGCGGTTTTTTTTAAATTTATTAATAAACTTAATCAAATCTTGTCAGAAAATGAATATTTATCAATCGCGCTTATTGCGAATTCCTTTAACATTTTGGATAAATTTCTAAATATAATAGGACTAAAAATGAGCAAAATAGATGAAAATGAAAGAATCGAAATAGATAAAGGGATAATGTTAAGAAACCAATTTAGAAAAGACAAAAAGTACAAAGAGTCTGATAGCATTAGATCTCAACTTGAGGCCAAACATAACGTTGAACTTATTGATCACAGGGACTATACATTCTGGAAAAAAAGAACCAGAGATGATCTTTGA
- a CDS encoding class I SAM-dependent methyltransferase — protein MKSSLFNFKLLYCINHDDRNYPLDLEVLIHDSDNNNECIEGFLICPDCKSTFPIISGIAVIVKDIIQYASQRLVTFGKWYTNCKSEKMKIYLKDISIKLVKDSLDENRYEDDGRYFQTYKWLHNENFESDKFLHLLRWKIKPSDVYRKLTSGIKFEPEGLALDLGCALGLSTMELSNKFSFVFGIDHSFSFMVEAKRKSSEAGITNIEFFVSDILDLPFKNQKFDLIFGLNIIEFVPLEKLLPLVHNLLKPHSLFVSTTPYDYNREIVYNPNLNDHTLRTAIEKNGFEITIKTKKESFIPWILKINERTYLFYFLDLIESRKVSKHKH, from the coding sequence TTGAAGTCATCACTCTTTAATTTTAAACTATTGTATTGTATTAATCACGATGATAGAAATTATCCTTTGGATTTAGAGGTTCTGATTCACGACTCTGACAACAATAATGAATGCATAGAAGGCTTTTTAATTTGTCCTGACTGCAAGTCTACTTTTCCTATTATTTCTGGTATAGCGGTAATTGTGAAGGATATCATCCAATACGCTTCTCAGAGATTAGTAACCTTTGGTAAATGGTATACAAACTGCAAGAGTGAAAAAATGAAAATTTATTTGAAGGATATATCAATCAAACTAGTAAAAGATTCACTCGATGAAAACAGATATGAAGACGATGGAAGATATTTTCAAACATACAAATGGTTGCACAATGAAAATTTTGAAAGCGACAAGTTTTTGCACCTTTTGCGTTGGAAAATAAAGCCTTCTGATGTGTATAGGAAGTTGACATCGGGGATCAAATTTGAACCTGAAGGATTGGCTTTAGATTTAGGCTGCGCTTTGGGTCTCTCCACAATGGAGTTGTCTAATAAATTTTCATTTGTTTTTGGTATTGATCACTCGTTCTCATTTATGGTTGAAGCAAAAAGGAAATCTAGTGAAGCTGGAATTACAAACATAGAATTCTTCGTAAGTGATATTCTTGATTTACCATTCAAGAATCAAAAATTTGATTTAATTTTTGGACTTAACATTATAGAATTTGTCCCATTGGAAAAACTGCTGCCATTAGTCCATAATCTGTTAAAACCTCACTCCTTGTTTGTAAGTACTACACCATATGATTACAACAGGGAGATTGTATATAATCCAAATTTGAATGACCATACATTAAGAACCGCAATTGAAAAAAATGGATTTGAGATTACAATCAAAACAAAAAAAGAATCATTTATCCCATGGATTTTGAAAATTAATGAAAGGACTTATCTTTTCTATTTTCTTGACCTTATAGAATCACGGAAGGTATCAAAACATAAACACTAA
- a CDS encoding site-2 protease family protein: MEQQSKIKFDLHLPLILIHTPYGLKFFDRISKTSAARFYAKFNTYLMPLITIMALFLIIGSVAALFSSETIREGARGVGPQANLLIPGLNPYLPIWEGWIALVVTIIVHEAGHGIIARVYGVKVESTGLVLFLGIPIGAFVNIERDELNRISTKQKSSILTAGPMTNIVLAAISLVVILLITSTLIITKPMDQNLYGVVITNVNTGSLAESIGLAKGDTIQQIQGVDIRDPVQLNENLNNNLGKPITIGIASDSGEKYTRQATLPEQREPGKGILGVSITPVADPKEVLNRYNSMIFTSPLGLLAPPTFVQGMVPYSDFMADKYTSPIFGSYYTIPANLFFWLWFINFNVAIFNALPIGPLDGGQLYNSLIDKKTQNKKGLLKHASKILTYGMVIVVVLSIALPYLLK; this comes from the coding sequence TTGGAACAGCAATCAAAAATTAAGTTTGATCTTCATTTACCCCTTATTTTAATTCATACTCCTTATGGTCTTAAATTCTTTGACCGGATTTCAAAAACTAGTGCTGCACGTTTTTATGCCAAATTTAATACTTATTTGATGCCATTGATAACAATTATGGCCTTGTTCCTCATTATTGGCAGCGTAGCAGCATTATTTTCAAGTGAAACAATAAGAGAAGGCGCTAGAGGTGTCGGTCCTCAAGCAAATTTGCTTATTCCAGGACTCAACCCTTATTTACCAATTTGGGAGGGTTGGATAGCATTGGTTGTCACAATTATTGTCCATGAGGCAGGTCACGGTATCATCGCGCGAGTATATGGCGTGAAGGTTGAATCCACTGGATTGGTCTTGTTTTTAGGCATCCCAATTGGTGCATTTGTGAACATAGAACGCGATGAACTAAACAGAATATCCACCAAGCAAAAAAGTTCCATATTAACTGCTGGGCCAATGACTAACATAGTATTGGCGGCCATTTCATTAGTTGTTATTCTGTTGATAACCTCAACTTTAATTATTACAAAACCTATGGACCAGAATCTATATGGGGTTGTAATTACAAATGTTAATACAGGTTCTCTTGCAGAGTCAATAGGATTAGCTAAGGGCGACACCATACAACAAATCCAAGGTGTAGATATACGTGATCCAGTTCAACTTAATGAAAACTTGAATAATAACCTTGGAAAACCTATTACAATAGGAATAGCTTCGGATTCAGGTGAAAAATATACCAGGCAAGCTACTCTTCCAGAACAGAGAGAGCCTGGGAAGGGAATTTTGGGAGTTTCCATAACTCCAGTTGCAGATCCAAAAGAGGTATTGAACAGATACAATTCCATGATCTTTACTTCACCATTGGGATTATTAGCTCCCCCGACCTTTGTACAAGGAATGGTACCATACTCAGACTTCATGGCTGATAAGTATACGTCACCCATTTTTGGCTCTTATTATACAATTCCAGCAAATCTCTTTTTCTGGTTATGGTTCATAAACTTCAATGTTGCAATATTCAATGCGCTTCCTATTGGTCCTTTGGATGGAGGTCAACTCTATAATTCACTTATAGACAAGAAAACTCAAAATAAAAAGGGATTACTAAAACATGCATCCAAGATTCTTACTTATGGAATGGTTATAGTGGTAGTTTTGTCCATCGCCCTGCCATACCTACTTAAATAG
- a CDS encoding translation initiation factor IF-5A, with protein MDLGSLKVGSYIIIDGEPCRIVSYDHSKPGKHGSAKARVAAMGVFDGSRHSLVSPVSASVEVPLIDKRNGQVISMSGQVLQIMDLETFEVFETTAVEDEIRDKINQGGEVEYWKVLERIKIVRAKS; from the coding sequence ATGGACCTTGGTAGTTTGAAAGTTGGGTCTTACATTATCATAGATGGAGAACCTTGTAGAATAGTATCATATGATCATAGTAAGCCAGGTAAACATGGTTCCGCAAAAGCCCGTGTGGCGGCTATGGGTGTATTTGATGGCTCAAGACATAGTCTTGTATCTCCAGTTTCAGCGAGTGTGGAAGTTCCATTGATTGATAAGAGAAACGGACAAGTTATTTCAATGTCTGGACAAGTTTTACAAATAATGGATTTAGAAACCTTTGAGGTATTTGAGACAACCGCTGTCGAGGATGAAATTAGGGATAAGATTAATCAGGGCGGAGAAGTAGAATACTGGAAAGTACTTGAACGAATAAAAATAGTTAGAGCTAAAAGTTAG
- the thiD gene encoding bifunctional hydroxymethylpyrimidine kinase/phosphomethylpyrimidine kinase, whose product MKKALTIAGSDSSGGAGIQADLKTFSALGVYATTVITTLTAQNTKTVSEIFVVPSKFFKNQLETTVEDIKPDVIKIGVLYDKSIIKIVKTELENFDGPIVVDPILYSGTGVKLLDDKSFESFKRDIIPHSTVITPNLKEAELLSQIQINSSRDLPKVANHIRNLGAENVIIKGGHDNNKDKEISDYFYGNSGDEIHKISNSRLPIGETHGTGCNFSSALASYIALGWEIKNAFVLANSYVNKALKNAIKVGDGVLVANPLHQVFSNSEKYETIVSLQNSVEQLERFEGFSLLIPQTKTNFVHSITNPQDFFDVAGVVGRITEYQNHIRSPNVIKFGASTHVANALLTAKSFNPTFRAAINIRYTDSLIKICREMFDCACYDRKLEPDIIRKKEGASINWGMNEAFKSNPIAEVVYHCGDIGKEPMIIIFAETPLRILTKVLTILKIYNNI is encoded by the coding sequence TTGAAAAAAGCACTAACTATAGCGGGAAGTGATTCCTCGGGCGGGGCTGGAATTCAAGCTGATCTCAAGACTTTTTCAGCATTAGGTGTTTATGCAACAACTGTAATTACAACTCTTACTGCCCAAAATACTAAAACTGTATCGGAAATATTTGTAGTTCCTTCCAAATTTTTCAAGAATCAACTTGAAACAACTGTGGAGGATATTAAGCCAGATGTAATCAAAATAGGAGTCCTATATGACAAGTCCATAATCAAAATAGTGAAAACAGAATTAGAAAACTTTGACGGGCCAATCGTTGTAGATCCTATTTTGTATTCTGGTACCGGAGTAAAATTACTTGATGATAAATCATTTGAATCATTTAAACGAGACATAATTCCGCATTCAACTGTAATTACTCCAAATCTCAAGGAAGCTGAACTATTAAGCCAGATCCAAATTAACTCTTCCCGGGACCTCCCTAAAGTAGCTAATCATATCAGAAACCTTGGCGCAGAGAACGTGATAATAAAAGGAGGACATGACAATAATAAGGATAAAGAGATTTCGGATTATTTTTATGGAAACTCAGGTGATGAAATTCATAAAATCTCAAACAGCAGGCTTCCTATCGGTGAAACTCACGGAACTGGATGTAATTTCTCTTCAGCGCTTGCTTCTTACATTGCGTTAGGGTGGGAGATCAAAAATGCCTTCGTTCTTGCCAATTCGTATGTCAATAAGGCATTAAAAAATGCTATAAAAGTTGGCGATGGAGTATTGGTAGCCAACCCGCTACACCAAGTTTTTAGCAATTCGGAAAAGTATGAGACAATTGTGTCTTTACAGAATAGTGTTGAACAGCTAGAAAGATTTGAAGGTTTTTCATTACTAATACCCCAGACCAAAACGAATTTTGTACATTCAATTACAAACCCTCAAGATTTCTTTGATGTCGCCGGTGTAGTCGGTCGGATTACAGAATACCAAAATCACATCCGCTCTCCAAATGTTATTAAATTTGGGGCTTCGACTCATGTTGCGAATGCCCTTCTAACGGCAAAGAGCTTTAATCCGACGTTTCGTGCTGCAATAAACATTCGATACACAGATAGTTTGATAAAAATCTGCAGAGAAATGTTTGATTGTGCGTGTTATGATAGAAAATTGGAGCCTGATATTATTAGGAAAAAAGAAGGAGCATCAATTAATTGGGGAATGAATGAGGCATTCAAAAGTAATCCAATTGCTGAAGTGGTTTACCATTGTGGTGACATCGGGAAAGAACCTATGATAATAATATTTGCCGAAACCCCACTAAGAATTTTAACTAAGGTCCTCACTATTTTGAAAATCTACAACAATATCTAA
- a CDS encoding nucleotidyltransferase family protein — MKAVILAGGLGTRLQPYTFFIPKPMLPLGNKPLLEYLVEWLNKSKKIDQIVICVSYLHRSIEDYFEDGSRFGIEIKYSRSDRPLATAGQLKTASSYLDDSFVCLYGDSVYEFPLDKMIENHINDKAFISMALTKYKTNLKYGFIELDNSEKKLVSDWKEKPEITGLINIGCYVFEPGFLKMIPNSVSFGMDQAVRSCIKDKRKVKSYIVNEGSFMDIGDKKSYLEAYKQYVKRLGKI; from the coding sequence GTGAAAGCAGTAATATTAGCGGGTGGATTGGGTACCCGGTTGCAACCATATACTTTTTTTATTCCAAAACCTATGCTCCCACTTGGAAACAAACCGTTGCTGGAATATTTGGTAGAGTGGTTAAACAAATCAAAGAAGATTGACCAGATTGTCATATGTGTTAGTTATTTGCACAGATCAATAGAGGATTATTTTGAGGATGGATCAAGATTTGGAATAGAAATAAAATATTCAAGATCCGATAGGCCACTTGCTACAGCTGGGCAATTAAAGACCGCATCAAGTTATTTAGACGATTCTTTTGTTTGTTTGTATGGGGATTCAGTGTATGAGTTTCCTTTGGATAAAATGATAGAGAATCACATCAATGATAAGGCATTTATTTCTATGGCTTTAACTAAATACAAGACAAACCTCAAATATGGATTCATTGAGTTAGACAACAGCGAGAAAAAACTTGTTTCTGATTGGAAGGAAAAACCAGAAATTACCGGCCTTATTAATATTGGATGTTACGTATTTGAACCAGGATTTCTAAAAATGATTCCAAATTCTGTGTCCTTTGGGATGGATCAGGCTGTTAGATCGTGTATAAAGGACAAAAGAAAAGTCAAATCATACATTGTAAACGAAGGTAGTTTCATGGACATCGGAGATAAGAAATCATATTTAGAAGCATACAAGCAATATGTGAAAAGGTTAGGCAAAATCTAA
- the bioD gene encoding dethiobiotin synthase, whose translation MAKGIFIIGTDTNVGKTLITASLAWMLSKRINRLGIMKPFATGEKPYSKRYRSEDVAILCESIGIVENEENVNPYYFPLPCSPFMAAELLKLNQVELNYAYEKYEYLTRIYDYVLVEGIGGLLVPLNSKSTLLDFIKLVNLEVIIVTRPSVGTLNHTLLTVRECVANRIAIKGIIVNQMPSKPNEIEMRTPHFIETLTKIPILGIVPYIEFLTYTVEIFKKVSTSIKI comes from the coding sequence GTGGCTAAAGGTATTTTCATAATTGGGACTGATACTAATGTTGGAAAAACTTTAATTACTGCCTCATTAGCGTGGATGCTTTCAAAAAGGATAAATAGGCTAGGAATAATGAAACCATTTGCAACAGGTGAAAAACCTTATTCAAAAAGATACAGATCTGAAGACGTTGCGATACTTTGCGAATCAATTGGTATAGTCGAGAATGAGGAAAATGTAAATCCGTATTACTTTCCATTGCCTTGTTCTCCTTTTATGGCTGCTGAACTCTTGAAATTAAATCAAGTCGAACTAAATTATGCCTATGAGAAATACGAATACCTTACTAGAATTTATGATTATGTATTAGTTGAGGGAATTGGTGGATTACTAGTTCCATTAAATAGTAAATCGACTTTGTTGGATTTCATAAAACTTGTCAATCTCGAAGTAATAATTGTAACGAGACCCAGTGTAGGTACTCTCAACCACACTTTGCTTACTGTAAGAGAATGTGTTGCTAACCGAATTGCCATAAAGGGCATAATTGTAAATCAGATGCCCTCTAAACCCAACGAAATCGAAATGCGAACTCCCCACTTCATCGAGACATTAACAAAAATTCCGATCCTCGGTATTGTCCCCTATATCGAATTTTTGACGTATACGGTTGAGATATTTAAAAAGGTCTCTACATCAATCAAAATTTAG
- the bluB gene encoding 5,6-dimethylbenzimidazole synthase, translated as MKESKTGIFSEDEKESFYKVIFSRRDVRKNFVTKTISDKVLHKILLAAHHAPSVGYSQPWNFILIRNNDTRNLVKESFLKERLKAIDLIPNKAKRRDKYLNLKLEGILESDLNICITYDHSRFGPFVIGRMTIKEAGIYSVCCAVQNLWLAARVENIGVGWVSIIDNIDLGKILNLPSNVQPIAYLCLGYVKEFENRPDLESKKWLERMPLHAVINFEKWDNESETESSWNSLRNELKKQT; from the coding sequence TTGAAAGAAAGTAAGACAGGTATTTTTAGTGAAGATGAAAAAGAATCTTTCTATAAAGTAATATTTTCAAGAAGGGATGTCAGAAAAAATTTTGTTACCAAAACTATCTCCGATAAAGTCCTTCATAAAATACTTTTAGCCGCCCATCATGCTCCATCTGTTGGATACTCTCAACCCTGGAATTTCATCTTAATAAGAAATAATGATACTCGAAATTTAGTAAAAGAATCATTTTTGAAGGAAAGATTAAAAGCAATAGATCTCATCCCAAACAAAGCCAAGAGAAGAGACAAATATTTGAATCTAAAGTTAGAAGGGATTTTAGAATCCGATCTGAACATATGTATTACTTACGACCATAGTAGATTCGGTCCATTCGTAATAGGTAGAATGACCATTAAAGAAGCTGGTATCTACAGTGTATGTTGTGCAGTTCAAAACTTGTGGCTGGCTGCACGAGTTGAAAACATCGGAGTAGGATGGGTAAGTATTATCGATAATATAGATCTTGGAAAAATCCTGAATCTACCATCAAATGTGCAGCCTATAGCTTATTTGTGCTTAGGTTATGTAAAAGAATTTGAAAACAGACCTGACTTGGAGTCAAAAAAATGGCTTGAACGTATGCCGTTGCATGCTGTTATTAACTTCGAAAAATGGGACAATGAGTCTGAGACAGAGAGCTCTTGGAATTCTTTACGAAATGAATTAAAAAAACAAACGTAG
- a CDS encoding dihydroorotate dehydrogenase, with product MDYNVPISFAGLDLKNPVMIASGILGLSQNIFDRLIKIGAGAIVSKSISNRPRIGYRNPTVVPLENQNWLNAVGLANPGADVFSEEISNNKVPLMVSIVGSSTEEFRTIVQKFENSNIVGFELNLSCPHVEKMGMEIGDDPNLVGKIVKSIKDLSSKPLIVKVGLGKSDILQIAKVAEEAGADGITAINTLRAMKIDITNKCPVLENKIGGLSGAAIRPIGVRCVYELYKVLKVPIIGCGGILTISDMLEYIMAGASAVQVGSYIAQNGMDSIGKLVNNLQHYLKTEGYSNLEEIVGIAHR from the coding sequence TTGGATTATAATGTACCTATTAGTTTTGCTGGCCTTGATTTAAAAAATCCAGTTATGATTGCTTCAGGAATTTTGGGATTATCCCAGAATATTTTTGATAGGCTGATTAAGATTGGTGCTGGAGCAATTGTTAGTAAATCAATTAGCAATCGACCTCGCATTGGGTATAGAAACCCTACTGTTGTCCCTTTAGAAAACCAGAATTGGCTGAACGCGGTGGGACTCGCAAATCCTGGTGCAGATGTTTTTTCAGAAGAAATTTCAAACAATAAGGTTCCACTAATGGTTAGTATTGTTGGCTCTTCCACTGAAGAATTTCGGACCATCGTTCAAAAATTTGAAAACTCGAATATAGTAGGATTTGAACTTAACTTATCGTGTCCACATGTTGAAAAGATGGGTATGGAAATAGGGGACGATCCGAATCTTGTAGGGAAGATTGTAAAGTCCATCAAGGATTTATCTAGCAAGCCATTAATTGTTAAAGTTGGTTTGGGGAAGTCAGATATTTTGCAAATTGCCAAAGTCGCTGAAGAGGCAGGTGCCGATGGCATAACGGCGATAAATACACTAAGAGCGATGAAAATCGATATCACTAATAAGTGTCCAGTATTGGAGAACAAGATTGGTGGGCTATCAGGCGCAGCAATAAGGCCTATCGGAGTAAGGTGCGTGTATGAGCTCTACAAAGTCCTAAAAGTACCTATAATAGGGTGCGGAGGAATTCTTACGATTTCAGATATGCTTGAATACATCATGGCAGGAGCATCTGCGGTACAAGTTGGGAGCTATATTGCGCAAAACGGTATGGACTCTATTGGCAAATTAGTTAATAATTTACAACATTATCTAAAAACCGAAGGATATAGTAATTTGGAGGAAATTGTTGGAATTGCCCATAGATAA
- a CDS encoding dihydroorotate dehydrogenase electron transfer subunit, with protein sequence MPIDKNLMRVVSITGVKTETKTVKTMTFKDQLSDKALPGQFLMVWIPRKEEIPLSAMVSNLSGHAAITIRKNGLASTSLFNKKVGDKIGIRGPYGNSFSIKKSNKNVLLMGGGTGLVPLVRLLANMKEFDLNFTIIIGARTSSEIFFLDIVSDLLKGKTYNLLISTEDGTKGTKGYPTDILCDLITRNYVINFIYTCGPELMMKKAYDLALANKIPIEVSIERYMKCGIGLCSSCSINDKLVCVDGTVFNSFQISSLSEFGKCYRDKAGILTKY encoded by the coding sequence TTGCCCATAGATAAAAATTTAATGAGAGTTGTTAGTATCACCGGCGTCAAAACTGAAACGAAGACTGTAAAAACAATGACGTTTAAAGATCAGCTTTCAGATAAAGCACTACCAGGTCAGTTTCTTATGGTCTGGATCCCTAGGAAAGAGGAGATACCTCTAAGCGCGATGGTTTCTAATTTGTCAGGTCATGCCGCTATTACAATAAGAAAAAATGGTCTTGCATCGACCTCATTGTTTAACAAGAAAGTAGGAGATAAGATCGGTATCCGTGGACCATATGGGAACTCATTTTCAATCAAAAAATCAAATAAGAATGTTCTTCTTATGGGAGGAGGTACAGGCCTGGTTCCCCTTGTAAGATTACTGGCTAACATGAAAGAGTTTGATTTGAATTTCACTATAATAATTGGGGCAAGAACAAGTAGTGAAATATTTTTTCTTGACATAGTTTCTGACCTATTAAAAGGAAAAACATACAATTTGCTAATTTCAACTGAAGATGGAACCAAAGGTACAAAAGGGTACCCCACAGACATATTATGCGACCTCATTACGAGAAATTATGTAATAAATTTCATTTATACTTGCGGTCCTGAATTAATGATGAAAAAAGCATACGACTTGGCTCTAGCCAATAAAATTCCTATTGAGGTAAGCATTGAACGATATATGAAATGTGGAATAGGACTTTGCTCAAGTTGTAGCATTAACGATAAACTCGTTTGCGTTGATGGTACTGTCTTTAACAGCTTCCAAATTTCTTCTCTTTCTGAATTTGGAAAATGTTATAGGGACAAAGCGGGAATATTGACAAAATACTAA